TCTAGCAATAACGATATACAGTGTGCTGTTACACACCTATTAAAGATTGTAGTCGCAAAGCCCCTCGGGATTGAGAACCTAAGATCAATCACACTCTTGCGTCAGTCTAACAACCTTGCTAAACCAAGACTACACTGCAATAGAATATAATATCGTAACCAAATCACTACTCATCAACCAACAAGCGTAGCTCCTCATTGATCACGTGTTCTTCCCAACTCTTGATCCTTCACAAATACAGTTAATCGATTAATAGAAATCTGCAAACCCCATACACACGTCCAAACCTTTAACACTTACCAAAGATGGATTATGTACTTGCAAAGGCAGTAATCGGCTCCACACCTTGCAAGACGAGACTAAACCCCTAGCTGCATACAAATAGAAGAGAGTGTTAAAACAGAAAACAACCTCCATGATAGAGAAAAACAACACCATTCAGCCTAAGTGAAACATAAGCCGAACCTCAATTGAAAAATTCGAATAAAGTTCGACTAGAAAACACTTACCAAAATACAAAAGAATTTTGACAGCCCATCAGGAAATGGTCACACACAAGGAAGAGACGAAGAAGAGATGCGAGGCAAAGAAGAACAAAATTGAAACCTTAACAGGGTTCGGTTAATAGTAACAGCAAGAGAAtggaaaaaagaacaaaaatgagAGAGGGGAATGAAGGTTTTCGCACAAGCTTGTGAATGAGCTAAAGGGATATTCGGTCAAGGCAAGGCGTCCAAAGCTAGAAAAGAATGGAGAGTTTTCGGGTAAGAGAAGGAGAAAGAGAAGAAAATGTGGTAAAGGTTAATAAAGCTGCAACTTTAAAATGCCAAAACGGAGACTAGATAAACAAATGCCGAAAACAACATAATAGAAAATAACACTCAGAAGAAACCCATTTGGCACTCAGTGGTATGACCGAATAGGTACCCATAACTCCCTATTCGGCTACACTCCCACCACACCTCAAAATCCTTGAAAATCTCCctgaatctctccccttatccctctttGAAATCCTCTGCAACAACCCttaagaccaattcaaactctTCATCCTCAGTGTTCAACTCCAACACTAACTCTTTCCGTCCCCTTCTTGCAAAATAATTATTCTTTTGTTTGAAATGGGATTCGAACTCATGCCCTCTTCAGATGATCCACCCGCCAGctaccactaagccacaaggctcttTTATGTCCTCACTCAATCAGATTTATTTATAAATCCTACGCACCAGTGTCCAGGTTCctttaagcaaaaaaaaaaaaaaattctgcgAAAGCTAGATCTTGAACCTAAGACTTCCCAGACAACCCAAAACATGCCCAAATCACTTAGCTAACACACCAACATGCAATTTGTGTCAAAATCGGCAAAATTACGACGCCTAAATttttagggcattacaactctaccccccttaaagaaatttcaacctcgaaatttacctggtcagaacAGATGGGTGTATTGATGTCGTATCATCTCTTCTGGTTCCCATATGGCCTCTTCTACGCCGTGATTATGCCAAAGCACTTTGACTAGTGGAACAGCTTTCTTCCTCAACACTTTAACATCACACTCCAATATCTGCACTGGTTCTTCCTCGATGGTTAGATCAGGCCTAACTTTAATTTTCTCAACTGCCACGACGTGCGAGGGATCAAAATGGTATCACCTAAGCATTGAAATGTGAAACACGTCTTGAATTCTTTCCAGCTCTAGAGGCAAATCAAGTTGATACGCAACCGATCCTACATGCTTAAGTatccggtaaggcccaataaacctagggctctacttgccctttcgtccaaacctcaaaattttcttccatggtgacaccttcagaAAAACATAATCCCCCACAGAGTACTTGATCTCTTTATGCTTTAAATCTGTATAGGACTTCTACCTATCAAACGCTTCTTTCAATCAATCTCGAATCAGCTTTACCTTGTCTTCTATATCAGCAATTAGCTCTGGCCCTAGAATTCGTTTCTCACCTAGTTCAGTTAACAagtaggagtacgacacctatgaCCATATAACGCTTCGTACGGTGTCATCCGAATACTGGACTGGTAGttgttgttatacgcaaattccGCTAATGGCAAATAATCCTCCTAGCTGCCCCTGAAATCCAATACACAATTTCTCAACATGGCTtccaatatctgaattactctctcagactgtccatctgtttgaggatgaaacgcagtactgaaatccagtcgtgtacccaaagcctcgtgtaGCTTCTTCCAGAACAAAGATGTGAACCTAGGAACTCTGTCAGATATGatagaaactggtaccccatgtaatcttacaatctcagccacatacaacttggccaaattCTGTAActaataatcagtgcggacaggtatgaaatgggcagacttAGTCAGTCGGTCTACAATCACCCagactgaatccttcttagaaggcgtcaagggtaacccacttacaaaatccatggttaccctctcccacttctagAGTGGGATCTTAACTTGCTGCAGTaacccagaaggtaattgatgcacAGCTTTAACCTGCTGGCATGTCAAGCATTTACTCACATAATCGGTAACTTCGTGTTTtaacccaggccaccaatacaactcacgaAGATCTCAGTATAACTtgtttccaccaggatgcatgACATAAGGACTACCATGTGCCTCCCGCAGAATAGACTGCCTCAGATCAGAATCCTTCAGTACACACACTCTTCCACGGAAGCATAACGCCCCTTCCCCATTCAGTCTAAAATCTGAAGTCTCACCATTTTCCACTTGTTGGAAACGAGAAACTAGCGACTCATCCAGTAACTGTTTCTCCTTAATTTGCTCaatccaagtcggtctcacttgtagtTCAACTAACACGCTACCATCATCGTACAGGCTAAGACGAGCAAAAATTGCTCTTAAATCAGAGACAACTCTACGACTCAGTGCATCAGCTACCACATCAGCTTTACCTGGGTGATACtgaattgaacaatcataatctttaagcaactcaatccaccttcgttgcctaaagttcaactccttctgagtaaagAGGTACTTGAAGCTTTTATGGTCTGTATAAATAATCGTTCTTTCACCATAtagataatgcctccaaatttttagtgcaaacaccacagccgccaactccaaatcatgagtgggaTAATTCACCTCATAAGGTTTAAGCTGCCGtgacgcataagcaaccacctttccTTATTCCATCAACACACACCCCAATCCAACGTGTGACACATCACTGTAAACAAtaaattccttcccagactctggctgtatcaaaaTAGGGGCCTCAATTAAAACTttcttcaatttttcaaaactctcTTACTGTTTGTCGGACCAAATAAATGGCAACCCTTTGTGAAGCAACTTCGTCAAAGGTGCAGCTATCACTAAAAACCCTTCCACAAAATGTCTgtaatatccggctaaacccagaaaacttcgaatctcagatACAGTCTATGGTAGTTTCCAACCCAATACGGCTTCAATTTTTCTAGGATCAACcgtaatcccctcggcagacaccACGTGACCTAGAAATGTCACCTCCtacagccaaaactcacacttgctgaattttacGTACAACTGCTTCTTCCTCAGAATTTGAAGAACAATCTGCAAATGTTCATCATGCTCCTCTTCGATTTTCGAATACACTAAAATATCATTTACGAACACTACTACGAACCGGTCTAGATATTGTTGAAATACTCGGTTCATCATGTCCATGAAAGCAGTTGGTGTATTCGTTAACCCAAACAGTCTTAccaggaactcgtagtgaccataacgagtcttaaACACTGTCTTATACACATCAGCTTCCTTAACCTTTAGCTGATGGTAACCAGATCGAAGATCTATTTTGGAGAACACTGCAGCTCCTCGTAACTGATCAAACAGCTCATCTATCTTCGGTAAAGGGTACTTATTTTTTATGGTTAGCTTATTCAATTgatgatagtcaatgcacatgtgCATggacccatccttcttcttcacaaacaatactggtgctcccCAAGGGGACACACTCGGTCAAATGAATCCTCGGTCTAACAGCTCCTGAATTtaagcctttaactccactagctcttttggtgccatcctatattgGGCGATAGACACTGGAGCTATTCCTGGCAGAAGCTCAATTCAATCGACCTCATGATGCGAGGCAAGCCGAAAGCTCTTACGAAAAACATCCAAAGCTCCTTAATGATTCGACATCCCCAACAGAAAGACTTTTATTCCCAGAATTGCTAACATATGCCAAGAATGCCTTACAACCCTTGGAAACCAGCTTCTCGGCTCTTAACACCGATATGACATTAGAAAAATAATTTCTTCGCTCCCCTATTACGGCCACCTCCTTATCCCTCGAAGTCCTTAACACCaaccgcttagcagcacaatccaacttcCTACAATGCTTCACTAGCCAATCTATacctaaaataatatcaaattccccgAATGGCAGTTCTATCAAATTTGTCAAAAAAACCTCCCCTTAAACCTCTAAGGGCACATCCTTGAATAACTTATTCACTCTAACCGATTTTCCTAGTAGACTCAACACCGTCATTTCACTAGCAGTGTTCTCAAACTGAATACACAACGTTTCAGAAACATCGCATGCAACATACGAATGTGTAGATGCAATAGCAATTAAAGCAATGTATGGgaaattataaatcaagaaagtATCGATTATGACGTCAGGGGCGTCACCATCCTCTCGGCGGTGAGAAGAATAAACCAAGGTTGGTTGTCTCGCCTCGGTATTACCCGTGCCCCTACTCGGTGCTCCACGATCTCGTCTAAacccatttccacctctggcctgcCCACGACCTCTCAGTGGCTGTTGACCCCTTCTCGCTGACTACATGTACCCTGGTCCTGTAACTTACATCCGAGTAGGCACTTAAGTACAGTTCTTAACCTGATGGTCCAGCgatccacatctaaagcatgcccCCGTTCACTTCCAACACTCACCTTGGTGAACTCTCCCACAATCAGCGCAAGGCTGTGGTCTCGCAGCAATGACAGGATCTCCAGCTCGGACTGGCCCATCAAACTTGGCCCTCTTGATAGGTCTACCTCCAAAACTCAAGGATCCGAGTCCCTCTTAACTCTGCCTTTATCTTTCTCCCGGTTCTGGCGCTCAGAGCGCTTCACATCCTCAGTAATATTTGCTTTCTCAACTAGGGCagcaaagtctcgctccctctgtggagctatcagaactctcAATTCATCGCGAAGGCCATCTTTAAAATGCACACAGTGTTCATACTCAGTGGCTACTGTTCCACGAGCATAATAACTCAACCGCAAGAACTCTGCCTCATATGCCGCCACAGTCTTATTCCCTTGGGTCAAGTTCAGAAATTCCTTCATTCGGGCGTCTACATAACTTGTGCCTACATATTTCCCCTGAAAGGACGTCTTGAAGAAATCCCATGTCAGACGGTCAGCTTGTGTACCTTCCCTCACAGTAAGCCACCATtggtaagcctcatctcgcagtaACGACACTGCCCCTTTCAATTTCTGTTCCATAGTATAGTAAAGATCATCCATTATCTGCTTCGTAGCCTCTAACCAATATACTGCCACATTCGGGGGTACACCAAaaacacccctaaagatctctgcCCCATTAGATCGGAGTCGCTCAAAAATTGACCCCCGAGCCACTGATCCCGTACtcgctccagcaaccctttcaaGAACTCGTAGCATCGCCTGAGACAAGGCATCATCCCCAATTGCttgatcatgagacccagtctcagttacTGGTGAAGCCGGTGTCTCCCTAACAAGCATGTGACCCGACGCTGAAGACCCAACTCTAGCACCCCCTTGGCCTCTACCACGGCCTcgtgtaccccttccacgagtacctctagtgcttaTATCGAGATACGCTTTATCTGAATTTAGAAGTTTTATGCTATTAGTTTATAATTCCAGTTATTATTAAAAGATATTTTATGATAAATAGTATTTAGAGCTTTATTTCCGTATATCGAGAGTCCACCACCACTTTTAGTCTTTTACAGTCTCAGTTTGTTCTAACTAGAAATTCCTGTATTGTGCTACCATCTATAACAATTTCTTAGCATAACATTATAGTTTAAAGCAATAGATACTAGCAGAGAACTTACAaatttggtgccggagactcggtgtgccacacttccagTAACATCATTTCAGAAACAATTCAAGTTTcgttgataaatttcaaaaccaaattttaggAAAACCCCTTTCAAACCCCAATttcgaaaggaaaagaaaaataattttttgccaCCCACACCACAGcagagttttgtaacctggctctgataccactaaatgtaacacccaaactcggcctggacgtTACGactgaatctgacgtgccacatcaatTACCCAAAAACCTGACAAGCTTATGATGTTAAACCGGTTGCTGTAAAAAAAAACCTTTATAGTTTTAAAGCCCGTGTATGCCTAGTGTTTCATGCTGTTTAAAACGTGTATAGTTGTCAATACGTTTGTTTTTATTAGAATTGAAGTTGCAGGTATGCTTACTGAAAacgttattattttgaaaacccgATGTTCCTACTCTAGCAGTTGATAATGCCAAATTATAGCCCAATTAAAAGTTAAAtccccaaatggccttattacaaaaacaaaacccaaatataaaaTCAGTAAATAATAAAGTCATTCATGATCGTGTGGCCacccgagtccctcgcagctccaaaccgtctaaggctggggattacctgtacaattaaaagaaagggtgagtttatgaaaactcagtgtgtgatcCCTTATCAA
This is a stretch of genomic DNA from Gossypium arboreum isolate Shixiya-1 chromosome 11, ASM2569848v2, whole genome shotgun sequence. It encodes these proteins:
- the LOC128283887 gene encoding uncharacterized protein LOC128283887 encodes the protein MHMCIDYHQLNKLTIKNKYPLPKIDELFDQLRGAAVFSKIDLRSGYHQLKVKEADVYKTVFKTRYGHYEFLVRLFGLTNTPTAFMDMMNRVFQQYLDRFVVVFVNDILVYSKIEEEHDEHLQIVLQILRKKQFRILQTFCGRVFSDSCTFDEVASQRVAIYLVRQTYHPGKADVVADALSRRVVSDLRAIFARLSLYDDGSVLVELQVRPTWIEQIKEKQLLDESLVSRFQQVENGETSDFRLNGEGALCFRGRVCVLKDSDLRQSILREAHGSPYVMHPGGNKLY